Proteins encoded together in one Polaribacter reichenbachii window:
- a CDS encoding T9SS type A sorting domain-containing protein, translated as MKKITLLIITCLLSISTNAQTWTKLTLPETGKAVKDLYEDVNGNLITLTAQGIFKSDDNAETWTLLDRNMEGENILLATNSGNIWVAGDGIIKYNGATSDQQDNVGSSTAMIELSSGKILSIVKEGTTIWNSKHYLSISTDNGETFNKNNNVTNVYLKANVKGELMAKKNDDVFYLGSDKNLYKSTDKGETFSAMGAPITYTDKDNGLCLDRETGVFYALWGSSNAKDLMKSTDDGATWSKVNSSKLYGVDKVIANNNIVIIHGSWMFLYSSDGGTTFMNKSSMFESGSFPEKVVITSKGKVFGTNIKENAIVELEVENETKALKTQGLDYANVKGVSYNGTRIAACLDGYVHYTDDYGTTWKQLKGAGALAGNTYVAKNGKVYTASYKSGTWNGVFVKNEADDTMISVNADVSSVWNMKSMFEDDNGNIYCLSNLYGLYKSADGINFTQITNAPYDNLNDMSMWFDASLKRIYAIVPGEVFYSDDYAETWTKGTPPSAFQNNFFKGNGGIWTFANYGTGAATGFYFSTDLTQWTGPNKPNISFDNRWDEPVQGNLGFLYRAHKDNAYKGGTVLESKDNGLTWSSYADGLDSVKGYGFNGGDKGVPYNQILASNDKLLLATIGSIYISNQGVSLSVEDNNAKEEISLYPNPAANFLNLKVDNQQIKEVKIYNLLGKEVLKTLLKGDEKKQINISNLSKGMYVIQIKTDVNTFAKKIIKQ; from the coding sequence ATGAAAAAAATTACTTTACTTATAATTACTTGTTTGTTATCAATATCTACAAATGCACAAACTTGGACCAAATTAACGTTGCCAGAAACAGGTAAAGCTGTAAAAGATTTATATGAAGATGTTAACGGTAATTTAATAACATTAACTGCTCAAGGTATATTTAAGAGTGATGATAATGCAGAAACTTGGACTCTTTTAGATAGAAATATGGAGGGAGAAAATATATTACTTGCTACCAATAGTGGTAATATTTGGGTTGCAGGAGATGGAATTATTAAATACAATGGCGCTACTTCAGATCAACAAGACAATGTTGGTAGCTCAACAGCAATGATAGAATTAAGTAGTGGTAAAATTTTAAGTATTGTAAAAGAAGGTACAACTATTTGGAATTCAAAACACTATTTATCAATCTCTACAGATAATGGAGAAACTTTCAATAAAAATAACAATGTTACAAATGTTTATTTAAAAGCAAATGTGAAAGGTGAGTTAATGGCTAAGAAAAACGATGACGTATTTTATTTAGGCTCAGATAAAAACTTATACAAATCTACAGATAAAGGAGAAACTTTTTCAGCAATGGGAGCTCCAATAACTTATACAGATAAAGATAATGGATTGTGTTTAGACAGAGAAACAGGTGTTTTTTATGCTTTATGGGGTTCTAGCAACGCTAAAGATTTAATGAAATCTACAGATGATGGAGCAACTTGGTCTAAAGTAAATTCAAGTAAATTGTATGGTGTAGATAAAGTTATTGCAAATAATAATATAGTTATTATTCATGGTTCGTGGATGTTTTTGTATTCTTCTGATGGTGGTACAACTTTTATGAACAAGAGTAGTATGTTCGAGTCTGGTAGTTTTCCAGAAAAAGTAGTAATAACATCAAAAGGAAAAGTTTTTGGTACAAATATTAAAGAGAATGCTATTGTAGAATTAGAGGTAGAAAATGAAACAAAAGCGTTAAAAACACAAGGATTAGATTATGCAAATGTTAAAGGGGTTTCTTATAATGGTACACGTATTGCAGCTTGTTTAGATGGCTATGTACATTATACAGATGATTATGGAACAACTTGGAAACAACTAAAAGGAGCAGGAGCTTTGGCAGGAAATACATACGTTGCTAAAAACGGAAAAGTATATACTGCAAGTTACAAAAGTGGTACTTGGAATGGAGTATTTGTAAAAAATGAAGCAGATGATACAATGATTTCTGTAAATGCAGACGTTAGTAGTGTGTGGAATATGAAAAGTATGTTTGAAGATGATAACGGAAACATTTATTGTCTTAGTAATTTATATGGCTTATACAAATCTGCAGATGGAATAAATTTTACTCAAATAACAAATGCACCTTATGATAATTTAAACGATATGTCTATGTGGTTTGATGCTAGCCTAAAAAGAATATATGCAATTGTACCTGGAGAAGTTTTTTATTCAGATGATTATGCTGAAACTTGGACAAAAGGAACACCACCTTCAGCATTTCAAAATAATTTCTTTAAAGGTAATGGAGGTATCTGGACATTTGCCAATTATGGAACAGGAGCTGCAACTGGTTTCTATTTTTCTACTGATTTAACACAATGGACTGGGCCAAATAAACCAAATATAAGTTTTGATAATAGATGGGATGAACCTGTGCAAGGAAACTTAGGGTTTTTGTATAGAGCACACAAAGACAATGCTTATAAAGGAGGTACAGTATTAGAATCTAAAGACAATGGTTTAACTTGGAGTTCTTATGCAGATGGACTAGATTCTGTAAAAGGGTATGGTTTTAATGGAGGTGATAAAGGTGTGCCTTATAATCAAATATTGGCTTCTAATGATAAACTTCTTTTAGCAACCATTGGCTCTATTTATATATCAAATCAAGGAGTAAGTTTGTCTGTTGAAGACAATAATGCTAAAGAAGAAATAAGTTTGTACCCAAATCCAGCCGCTAATTTTCTAAATTTAAAAGTTGATAATCAACAAATAAAAGAAGTGAAAATTTATAATTTATTAGGTAAAGAAGTTTTAAAAACTTTATTAAAAGGTGATGAAAAAAAACAAATTAACATATCTAATTTATCAAAAGGAATGTATGTTATTCAAATAAAAACGGATGTAAATACTTTTGCTAAAAAAATTATTAAACAATAG
- a CDS encoding superoxide dismutase, protein MAFELPELGYAYDALEPNIDARTMEIHHTKHHNGYTTKLNAAIEGTDLEGKSIEDILTNLDMSNGAVRNNGGGFYNHSLFWSVMNPEGKGYLSGELKDAIEAAFGSKEAFIDAFSKAAATQFGSGWAWLCVLPGGKVEVCSTPNQDNPLMPGVTCGGTPILGLDVWEHAYYLNYQNRRPDYIDAFFKVINWNEVEKRYAEAK, encoded by the coding sequence ATGGCTTTTGAATTACCAGAATTAGGATATGCTTACGATGCATTAGAACCAAATATTGATGCTAGAACAATGGAAATACACCATACAAAACATCATAATGGATATACAACAAAATTAAACGCAGCAATTGAAGGAACTGATTTAGAAGGAAAATCTATCGAAGATATTTTAACTAACTTAGATATGAGTAATGGTGCTGTTAGAAATAATGGTGGTGGATTTTACAACCACTCTTTATTTTGGTCTGTTATGAATCCTGAAGGTAAAGGTTATTTATCTGGTGAATTAAAAGATGCAATTGAAGCTGCTTTTGGTTCTAAAGAAGCTTTTATAGATGCTTTTTCTAAAGCTGCAGCAACTCAGTTTGGTTCTGGTTGGGCTTGGTTATGTGTGCTTCCAGGTGGTAAAGTAGAAGTTTGTTCTACTCCAAACCAAGACAATCCATTAATGCCAGGTGTAACTTGTGGAGGAACTCCTATTTTAGGATTAGATGTTTGGGAACATGCATACTACTTAAATTACCAAAACAGAAGACCAGATTATATTGATGCTTTCTTTAAAGTTATCAACTGGAATGAAGTTGAAAAAAGATATGCTGAAGCTAAGTAA
- the fbp gene encoding class 1 fructose-bisphosphatase produces MAKKNQTLGEFIIENQNDFKYSSGELSRLLNSLRLAGKVVNHEVNKAGLVDITGAAGDTNIQGEDQQKLDVYANEIFIQTLTDRNIVCGIASEEEDDFIIINSKDENHQNKYVVLMDPLDGSSNIDVNVSVGTIFSIFRRVTPVGTPVELQDFLQTGDKQVAAGYIVYGTSTMLVYTTGNGVNGFTLNPALGSWYLSHPDMKFPDDGKIYSVNEGNYLDFPAGIKMYIKYCQAEEGDRPYTSRYIGSLVSDFHRNMIKGGIYMYPKGSKNPKGKLRLLYECSPMAFLAEQAGGLASDGYNRIMEIEPTELHQRVPFVCGSKNMVKKVHKFMQTFGE; encoded by the coding sequence ATGGCAAAAAAAAATCAAACTTTAGGAGAATTTATCATTGAAAATCAGAACGATTTTAAGTATTCATCAGGAGAATTATCTCGATTACTAAATTCATTAAGATTAGCAGGGAAGGTTGTAAATCACGAAGTAAATAAAGCCGGTCTTGTAGACATCACTGGAGCTGCTGGAGACACTAATATTCAGGGTGAAGATCAACAAAAGTTGGATGTTTATGCCAATGAAATTTTTATTCAAACACTTACAGACAGAAACATTGTTTGTGGAATTGCTAGTGAAGAAGAAGACGATTTTATCATTATTAACAGTAAAGATGAAAACCATCAAAACAAATATGTTGTATTAATGGACCCTTTAGATGGTTCATCTAATATAGATGTTAATGTTTCTGTAGGAACTATTTTCTCTATTTTCAGAAGGGTTACTCCTGTTGGAACACCTGTTGAATTACAAGATTTTTTACAAACTGGAGACAAACAAGTTGCTGCTGGTTATATTGTTTATGGTACTTCTACAATGTTGGTTTATACTACAGGAAATGGTGTAAATGGTTTTACATTAAATCCTGCTTTAGGAAGTTGGTATTTATCACATCCTGATATGAAATTTCCTGATGATGGAAAAATTTATTCAGTAAACGAAGGGAATTATTTAGATTTTCCTGCCGGAATTAAAATGTATATTAAGTATTGCCAAGCTGAAGAAGGAGACAGACCTTACACTAGTAGATATATTGGTTCTTTAGTTTCTGATTTTCATAGAAATATGATAAAAGGAGGGATTTATATGTACCCAAAAGGATCTAAAAATCCGAAGGGAAAATTACGTTTGTTGTATGAATGTAGTCCTATGGCTTTTTTAGCAGAACAGGCTGGTGGTTTGGCTTCTGATGGATATAATAGAATTATGGAAATAGAACCAACAGAGCTACACCAAAGAGTTCCTTTTGTTTGTGGCAGTAAAAATATGGTTAAAAAAGTACATAAGTTTATGCAAACATTTGGCGAATAA
- a CDS encoding GNAT family N-acetyltransferase, producing MSFNIRLGEERDMQSVLDLITELAVFEKEPEAVEITVEDLISDGFSKHPKFKVFVAEQENKIIGIALFYERFSTWKGRTIHLEDLIVTKEKQKIGAGKALYTAVLKYAYDNNFNRVAWEVIDWNTNAIEFYKSTGATYLNDWSVVQMNKENLAKFIENN from the coding sequence ATGAGTTTCAATATAAGGTTAGGAGAAGAAAGAGATATGCAGTCTGTATTAGATTTAATTACGGAATTAGCAGTTTTTGAAAAAGAGCCAGAAGCTGTAGAGATTACTGTAGAAGATTTAATTAGTGATGGATTTTCTAAACACCCAAAGTTTAAGGTTTTTGTAGCAGAACAAGAAAATAAAATTATAGGAATTGCACTTTTTTATGAACGTTTTTCTACTTGGAAAGGAAGAACAATTCATTTAGAAGACTTAATTGTTACCAAAGAAAAACAAAAAATAGGAGCAGGGAAGGCCTTATATACAGCTGTTTTAAAATACGCTTACGATAATAACTTTAACAGAGTTGCTTGGGAGGTAATCGATTGGAACACAAATGCTATTGAATTTTATAAAAGTACAGGTGCAACTTATTTAAACGATTGGTCTGTAGTGCAGATGAATAAAGAGAATTTAGCAAAATTTATAGAAAATAATTAA
- a CDS encoding aspartate kinase: MKIFKFGGASVKDAESVKNVASIIKNEGAKDTLVVISAMGKMTNAFEDVIDSYYNKKEDLPNKLNFIEEYHKNIMSSLFDKSDEVYKEIDVLFGELGWFLARNTSQRFNYVYDQIICFGELLSTRIVSAYLEKLGQENVWFDVRNYVKTDSNYRDAKVDWQLTEELITKKVDASKINITQGFIAANDTENTTTLGREGSDYTAGIFAYCLSAESVTIWKDVPGVLNADPRVFSDTTLLEQISYEEAIEMAFYGASVIHPKTLQPLERKEIPLLVRSFVNPKETGTKVSKGTRLVPYIPCFIVKKDQVLVSISALDFSFMVENNISFIFQKLHDYQLKVNLIQNSAISFSVCIDNKFNKFDAFYEELKNQFKIEVQKGVDLYTVRHFDDNAIELIESKGKSLLTQVNKETSQIVVNPN, encoded by the coding sequence ATGAAGATTTTTAAGTTTGGTGGTGCGTCTGTAAAAGATGCAGAGAGTGTAAAAAACGTTGCAAGTATCATAAAAAACGAAGGTGCTAAAGATACCTTAGTTGTAATTTCTGCAATGGGAAAAATGACAAACGCTTTTGAAGATGTAATTGATTCTTATTATAACAAGAAAGAAGATTTACCTAATAAACTGAATTTTATAGAAGAATATCATAAAAATATTATGAGTTCTTTATTTGATAAAAGTGATGAGGTTTACAAAGAAATAGATGTGCTTTTTGGTGAATTAGGTTGGTTCTTGGCCAGAAATACATCTCAAAGATTTAATTATGTTTACGATCAAATTATTTGTTTTGGTGAATTGTTATCAACAAGAATTGTAAGTGCTTATTTGGAAAAATTAGGGCAAGAAAATGTTTGGTTCGATGTTAGAAATTATGTAAAAACCGATTCTAATTATAGAGATGCAAAAGTTGATTGGCAATTAACAGAAGAGCTAATTACTAAAAAAGTAGATGCCTCTAAAATAAATATTACTCAAGGTTTTATTGCTGCTAACGATACTGAAAATACAACTACTTTAGGTAGAGAAGGTTCAGATTATACAGCAGGTATTTTTGCTTATTGTTTAAGTGCAGAAAGCGTAACTATTTGGAAAGATGTTCCTGGAGTTTTAAATGCAGATCCAAGAGTTTTTTCTGATACTACTTTATTAGAGCAAATTTCTTACGAAGAAGCAATAGAAATGGCTTTTTATGGAGCTTCTGTAATTCACCCAAAAACCTTACAACCGTTAGAAAGAAAAGAAATTCCGTTATTGGTTCGTTCTTTTGTAAACCCTAAAGAAACAGGAACAAAGGTTAGTAAAGGTACAAGATTGGTACCTTATATACCTTGTTTTATTGTTAAGAAAGATCAGGTTTTAGTATCTATTTCTGCTTTAGATTTCTCTTTTATGGTAGAAAATAACATTAGTTTTATCTTTCAAAAATTACACGATTATCAATTGAAAGTAAATTTAATTCAGAACTCAGCCATTAGTTTTTCTGTTTGTATTGATAATAAGTTTAATAAATTCGATGCTTTTTACGAGGAATTAAAAAATCAATTTAAGATAGAAGTGCAAAAAGGAGTCGATTTATATACAGTTCGTCATTTTGATGATAATGCAATAGAATTGATAGAAAGCAAAGGAAAATCTCTGCTAACACAGGTTAATAAAGAAACATCACAAATAGTTGTTAATCCTAATTAA
- a CDS encoding GNAT family N-acyltransferase: protein MALVTSKEISQVIGLQKLGFVGEFIGWLLIKVLRISKVNKIYDKNKNKSDLEFLNSVLEDCNVQFEIPEEDLKRIPKDGPFITISNHPLGGIDGILLLKLLTEKRKDYKIIANFLLHRIEPLKPYVMPVNPFEDRKDAKSSVAGIKSALLHLKEGKPLGIFPAGEVSTYTEGKLKVDKPWEEGAVRLIKKAQVPVIPIYFHAKNSRFFYFLSKISGTLRTAKLPSEAVSQDDKLVKVRIGKPIAVRDQNEFKDIPTFSEFIRKKTYMLANPYDKKSKILSTEKIKIKKSVKKITPQKSVDSFIKEVDALRENNGRLLESKNYEVFFANAKDIPNLLHEIGRLREITFRDVGEGTNKAIDLDKYDKYYYHMFLWDREANCLAGAYRMGLGNEIYKKYGINGFYVQTLFRIEPELHQMMENTIEMGRAFIIGEYQQKPMPLFLLWKGIVHVTLRYPEHKYLMGGVSISNQFSDFSKSLMIEFMKSHYYDPYIAQYIYPKKEYKVKLKDGDKDFVFDATKADMQKFDKIIDEIEPGALRIPVLIKKYVKQNARLVAFNVDPKFNNAVDGLMYIKVADIPESTVKPVMEEFQAELEKKASELQKK from the coding sequence ATGGCATTAGTAACTTCTAAAGAAATATCGCAAGTAATTGGTTTACAGAAACTTGGTTTTGTTGGTGAATTTATAGGTTGGTTACTTATAAAGGTATTAAGGATATCTAAAGTAAATAAGATTTATGATAAAAATAAAAATAAATCTGATTTAGAGTTTTTAAACTCGGTTTTAGAAGACTGTAATGTTCAATTCGAAATACCAGAAGAAGATTTAAAAAGAATTCCAAAAGATGGTCCTTTTATAACTATTTCTAATCATCCTTTAGGAGGTATAGATGGTATTTTGTTACTAAAACTTTTAACTGAAAAAAGAAAAGATTATAAAATAATTGCCAACTTTTTACTGCATAGAATAGAGCCATTAAAACCTTATGTAATGCCTGTAAATCCTTTTGAGGATAGAAAGGATGCAAAATCTAGTGTTGCAGGTATTAAAAGTGCTTTGTTGCATTTAAAAGAAGGTAAACCTTTGGGTATTTTTCCTGCAGGTGAAGTTTCTACATATACAGAAGGCAAATTAAAAGTAGATAAACCTTGGGAAGAAGGTGCTGTACGTTTAATAAAAAAAGCACAAGTACCAGTAATTCCTATTTATTTTCACGCTAAAAATAGTCGTTTTTTCTATTTTTTATCTAAAATATCGGGCACTTTAAGAACTGCTAAATTACCATCAGAAGCGGTTTCTCAAGATGATAAATTAGTAAAAGTTAGGATAGGAAAACCCATTGCAGTTAGAGATCAAAATGAATTTAAAGACATACCTACTTTTTCCGAATTTATTCGAAAGAAGACTTATATGTTGGCAAATCCTTATGATAAGAAAAGTAAGATTTTATCAACAGAAAAAATTAAAATTAAGAAATCTGTCAAGAAAATTACACCTCAAAAAAGTGTAGATTCATTTATTAAAGAGGTTGATGCTTTAAGAGAAAATAATGGTAGATTATTAGAAAGTAAAAATTACGAAGTCTTTTTTGCTAATGCAAAAGATATTCCTAATTTATTACACGAAATTGGTAGATTACGAGAAATTACGTTCAGAGATGTTGGTGAAGGAACCAATAAAGCTATAGATTTAGATAAATATGATAAATACTATTACCATATGTTTTTATGGGATAGAGAAGCAAATTGTTTGGCTGGTGCATATAGAATGGGATTAGGAAACGAAATCTATAAAAAATATGGTATTAATGGTTTTTATGTACAAACTCTGTTTAGAATTGAGCCAGAACTGCATCAAATGATGGAAAATACCATAGAAATGGGACGTGCTTTTATCATTGGCGAATACCAACAAAAACCTATGCCATTGTTTTTATTATGGAAAGGAATTGTGCACGTTACTTTACGTTATCCAGAGCATAAATATTTAATGGGTGGTGTTTCTATTAGCAATCAATTTTCTGACTTTTCTAAATCGCTAATGATTGAGTTTATGAAATCTCATTATTACGATCCTTATATTGCACAATACATTTATCCGAAAAAAGAATACAAGGTAAAATTAAAAGATGGTGATAAAGATTTTGTGTTTGATGCTACAAAAGCAGATATGCAAAAGTTTGATAAAATTATTGATGAAATTGAACCTGGTGCACTTCGAATTCCGGTTTTAATTAAAAAATATGTAAAACAAAACGCACGTTTAGTAGCGTTTAACGTAGACCCAAAATTTAACAATGCAGTTGATGGTTTAATGTATATTAAAGTGGCAGACATACCAGAAAGCACTGTAAAACCTGTTATGGAAGAGTTTCAGGCAGAGTTAGAAAAGAAAGCTTCTGAATTGCAGAAGAAGTAG
- a CDS encoding phage holin family protein, with product MKTFLKILLTALAVIILANILPGVAVTGYLSAIIVAVVIAILNMIVRPLLIFFTLPATIVTFGLFIFVINACIILLADSLIDGFKVSGFWAALFFSILLSIFRSFLFSLLKEEKHK from the coding sequence ATGAAAACTTTTTTAAAAATTTTATTAACGGCTTTAGCTGTAATTATTTTGGCTAATATTTTACCTGGAGTTGCTGTAACAGGTTATCTTTCTGCAATTATTGTAGCTGTTGTAATTGCAATTTTAAATATGATTGTTAGGCCACTTTTAATCTTTTTTACATTACCTGCAACTATTGTAACTTTTGGGCTATTTATTTTTGTAATAAATGCTTGTATTATTTTATTGGCAGACAGTTTAATAGACGGTTTTAAAGTTTCTGGATTTTGGGCAGCACTCTTTTTTAGCATTTTGTTATCGATCTTTAGATCTTTTTTATTCTCTTTATTAAAAGAGGAAAAACATAAATAA
- a CDS encoding L-threonylcarbamoyladenylate synthase, protein MSIISKDIQKAIALLANEELVAIPTETVYGLAGNIFSEKAIKSIFETKKRPFFNPLIVHIPSADQLETIVSEVPEKAKILADKFWPGSMTLVLKKHESIPDLITAGKNTVAVRVPNHATTISLLEQLPFPLAAPSANPFNNISPTKPEHVERYFKNDIKMVLDGGTCKNGIESTIIGFENNEPIIYRLGALALEEIEAVVGRVEIKNKKEVNPDAPGMLDKHYSPLTTTILTTSIVNEIKQHQHKKIGVLTFNSSFKSDKISAEIILSTTSNLEEAAAKLYDALHQLDHQNLDVILVEKMPDFGLGKSMNDRLQRASFK, encoded by the coding sequence ATGAGCATTATTTCTAAAGACATACAAAAAGCAATTGCACTTTTAGCCAACGAAGAATTGGTTGCAATACCAACTGAAACCGTTTATGGTTTAGCAGGTAATATCTTTAGTGAAAAAGCCATAAAAAGTATTTTCGAAACTAAAAAACGTCCTTTTTTTAATCCTTTAATTGTTCATATTCCTTCTGCTGATCAATTAGAAACTATTGTTTCTGAAGTACCTGAAAAAGCAAAGATTTTGGCAGATAAATTCTGGCCAGGATCTATGACATTGGTTTTAAAAAAGCACGAATCAATTCCTGATTTAATTACTGCTGGTAAAAATACAGTTGCTGTTAGAGTACCAAATCACGCAACAACAATAAGCCTTTTAGAGCAATTACCTTTTCCTTTGGCTGCACCAAGTGCAAATCCGTTTAACAACATTAGTCCTACAAAACCAGAACACGTAGAACGTTATTTTAAAAATGATATTAAAATGGTTTTAGATGGTGGCACTTGTAAAAACGGAATTGAATCTACCATTATTGGTTTTGAGAATAATGAACCTATTATTTACAGATTAGGTGCTTTGGCTTTAGAAGAAATTGAAGCTGTTGTTGGTAGAGTTGAAATCAAAAATAAAAAGGAAGTAAACCCAGATGCTCCAGGAATGTTAGACAAACATTATTCGCCTTTAACCACGACTATTTTAACGACTTCTATTGTTAATGAAATTAAACAACATCAACATAAAAAAATTGGTGTGTTAACATTCAATTCTTCTTTTAAAAGTGATAAAATTAGTGCTGAAATTATTTTATCAACTACATCAAATTTAGAAGAAGCTGCAGCAAAATTATATGATGCTTTACATCAATTAGACCATCAAAATTTAGATGTAATTCTGGTAGAAAAAATGCCAGATTTCGGTTTAGGAAAATCGATGAACGATCGTTTGCAAAGAGCATCTTTTAAATAA
- a CDS encoding RluA family pseudouridine synthase has protein sequence MKHFHHFKTNISEIKLPEKFTFPFYYEPHLLAKIAVDEIQVYLENQTDFTHNFGLDDKNSENAIGKMFGVLVVKDDKNQLGYLAAFSGKLDDNSLPKTFVPPVFNMRTEGSFYTKGESEIEEINAQLGFLLKDKNYLTLKNQHKKLVLNIETDLELQRKKMKLSKADRKARKQKGISVLNDVEFKKLTQILQQESYNDQFFYKELQEYYNAKIDKIAKELNIFQDKIDALKIRRKEKSNYLQQTLFSKYAFLNQQKELKSLLDIFDEPTVKPPAGSGECAAPKLLQYAFANDLQPICMAEFWWGISPNSAIRKHKNYYPACQSRCKPILGHMLKGIKMDDNLLLESLSKKEQLKIVFEDDVLIVVNKPSEFLSVPGKEIKDSVYTRIKEQYPTATGPLIVHRLDMSTSGILVLTKTKEANKILQSQFINRTVKKRYVALLDGLLSEKKGTIKLPLRVDLDDRPKQLVDFKYGKNAETNWEIINIENGKTRVYFYPITGRTHQLRIHAAHKNGLNTPILGDDLYGKKTNRLHLHAEFIEFLHPSTQKKMSFKVDADF, from the coding sequence TTGAAACATTTCCATCATTTTAAAACTAATATTTCAGAAATTAAACTTCCAGAAAAGTTTACATTTCCTTTCTATTACGAACCACATTTATTGGCAAAAATTGCTGTAGATGAAATTCAGGTGTATTTAGAAAATCAAACTGATTTTACCCACAATTTTGGTTTAGATGATAAAAATTCTGAAAATGCTATTGGTAAAATGTTTGGAGTTTTAGTAGTTAAAGATGATAAAAACCAATTGGGTTATTTAGCTGCTTTTTCTGGTAAATTAGATGATAACAGTTTACCAAAAACATTTGTACCACCTGTTTTTAATATGAGGACAGAAGGTAGTTTTTACACAAAAGGAGAATCTGAAATAGAGGAAATAAATGCTCAATTAGGCTTTTTACTAAAAGATAAAAATTACTTAACCCTTAAAAATCAGCATAAAAAACTTGTTTTAAATATTGAAACAGATTTAGAACTGCAAAGAAAAAAAATGAAACTTTCTAAAGCTGATAGAAAAGCCAGAAAGCAAAAAGGAATTTCAGTTTTAAACGATGTTGAGTTTAAAAAACTTACTCAAATACTGCAACAAGAAAGTTATAACGATCAGTTTTTCTACAAAGAATTACAAGAATATTACAATGCTAAAATTGATAAAATAGCCAAAGAACTCAATATTTTTCAAGATAAAATTGATGCTCTAAAAATCCGAAGAAAAGAAAAATCGAATTATTTACAGCAAACTTTATTTAGCAAATACGCTTTTTTAAATCAGCAAAAAGAACTAAAAAGTTTGTTAGATATTTTTGATGAACCAACAGTAAAACCACCTGCAGGTTCTGGAGAATGTGCTGCTCCTAAATTATTACAATACGCTTTTGCAAATGACTTACAACCCATTTGTATGGCAGAATTCTGGTGGGGGATTTCGCCAAACTCAGCCATTAGAAAACACAAAAACTATTATCCTGCTTGCCAAAGCAGATGCAAACCTATTTTAGGACACATGCTAAAAGGTATTAAAATGGATGATAATTTGTTGTTAGAAAGCCTATCAAAAAAAGAACAGTTAAAAATTGTTTTTGAGGACGATGTTTTAATTGTTGTAAATAAACCTTCAGAATTTTTATCAGTTCCAGGTAAGGAAATTAAAGACTCTGTATATACAAGAATCAAAGAGCAATACCCAACAGCTACTGGACCTTTAATTGTGCATCGTTTAGATATGTCTACTTCTGGTATTTTAGTGCTTACCAAAACTAAAGAAGCCAATAAAATTTTGCAAAGTCAGTTTATAAATAGAACAGTAAAAAAACGTTATGTTGCTTTATTAGACGGACTTTTATCAGAAAAAAAAGGAACAATTAAACTTCCTTTACGTGTAGATTTAGATGACAGACCTAAACAGTTGGTTGATTTTAAATATGGCAAAAATGCAGAAACAAATTGGGAAATCATCAACATAGAAAATGGTAAAACTCGTGTCTATTTTTATCCTATTACTGGCAGAACTCATCAATTAAGAATACATGCTGCGCATAAAAACGGATTAAACACGCCTATTTTGGGTGATGATTTATATGGTAAAAAAACAAACAGATTGCATTTACACGCTGAATTTATTGAATTTTTGCATCCATCAACTCAGAAAAAAATGAGTTTTAAGGTTGATGCTGATTTTTAA